In Rattus norvegicus strain BN/NHsdMcwi chromosome 3, GRCr8, whole genome shotgun sequence, a genomic segment contains:
- the Zbtb34 gene encoding zinc finger and BTB domain-containing protein 34 isoform 1 (isoform 1 is encoded by transcript variant 1) — protein MESTLEECNSRLRLVSGEMDSSSFIQFDVPEHSSTVLSQLNELRLQGKLCDIIVHIQGQPFRAHKAVLAASSPYFRDHSALSTMSGLSISVIKNPSVFEQLLSFCYTGRMSLQLKDVVSFLTAASFLQMQCVIDKCTQILESIHSKISVGDVDSVTIGAEETPESRNGVKDGSFFTSPVEISPPYCPQVRQPPVSSDLRMETTPNKALRSRLQEEGHSDRGSSGSVSEYEVQIEGDHEQGDLLVRESQITEVKVKMEKSDRPSCSDSSSLGDDGYHTEMVDGEQVVAVNVGTYGSVLQHAYPYSQAASQPSSVPEAFGGQTNSSPSRSMLSCFRGRGARQKRALSVHLHSDLQGVVQGSDSEAMMNNPGYESSPRERSARGYWYPYNERLICIYCGKSFNQKGSLDRHMRLHMGITPFVCKFCGKKYTRKDQLEYHIRGHTDDKPFRCEVCGKCFPFQGTLNQHLRKNHPGVTEGRGRMESPERTDVYGEQKLESDASASEMALDSRLEIHTVSDAPD, from the coding sequence ATTACGTCTCGTGTCGGGAGAAATGGACAGCAGCAGTTTCATTCAGTTTGATGTGCCTGAGCACAGCAGCACCGTTCTGAGCCAACTAAACGAGCTCCGCCTGCAGGGGAAGCTATGTGACATTATCGTCCACATTCAGGGCCAGCCCTTCCGAGCCCACAAAGCCGTCCTCGCAGCCAGCTCCCCGTATTTCCGGGACCATTCAGCACTGAGCACTATGAGTGGCTTGTCGATATCCGTGATTAAGAACCCCAGCGTGTTTGAGCAGTTGCTCTCCTTCTGTTACACTGGAAGAATGTCCTTGCAGCTGAAGGATGTTGTCAGTTTTCTGACCGCAGCCAGCTTTCTTCAGATGCAGTGTGTCATTGACAAGTGCACACAGATCCTAGAGAGCATCCACTCAAAGATCAGTGTGGGAGACGTTGATTCTGTTACCATTGGTGCTGAAGAGACTCCTGAGAGCCGGAATGGGGTGAAAGATGGCAGCTTCTTCACCAGTCCTGTTGAAATCTCCCCTCCGTACTGCCCTCAGGTACGACAGCCTCCAGTCAGCAGTGATCTCCGGATGGAGACGACCCCCAACAAAGCCCTTCGGAGCCGCTTGCAGGAAGAGGGGCACTCAGATCGGGGGAGCAGTGGGAGCGTGTCTGAGTATGAGGTTCAGATAGAAGGGGACCATGAGCAAGGGGACTTGTTGGTGAGAGAGAGCCAGATCACCGAGGTCAAAGTAAAGATGGAAAAGTCTGACCGGCCCAGCTGCTCCGACAGCTCTTCCCTGGGTGATGATGGCTACCACACGGAGATGGTTGATGGGGAACAAGTTGTGGCCGTGAATGTGGGCACCTACGGCTCTGTGCTCCAGCACGCCTATCCCTACTCCCAGGCAGCTTCACAGCCTTCCAGTGTGCCAGAAGCTTTTGGAGGTCAGACCAATTCCAGTCCATCCAGGTCCATGCTGAGCTGCTTCCGAGGCCGTGGGGCCCGCCAGAAGCGGGCTCTGTCTGTTCACCTGCACAGTGACCTGCAGGGTGTGGTGCAGGGGTCTGATAGTGAAGCCATGATGAACAATCCCGGTTATGAGAGCAGTCCCCGGGAGAGGAGTGCCAGAGGGTACTGGTACCCATACAACGAGAGGTTGATCTGTATTTACTGTGGGAAGTCCTTTAACCAGAAGGGAAGCCTCGACAGGCACATGCGGCTGCACATGGGCATCACCCCCTTTGTGTGCAAGTTCTGTGGGAAGAAGTACACGCGCAAGGACCAGCTGGAGTATCACATCCGGGGCCACACCGATGACAAACCGTTCCGATGTGAGGTCTGTGGGAAGTGCTTTCCATTCCAGGGCACCCTCAACCAGCACCTGCGGAAAAACCACCCAGGGGTCACCGAGGGCAGGGGTCGCATGGAGTCCCCCGAAAGAACAGATGTATATGGGGAACAGAAACTTGAAAGTGATGCGTCAGCCTCAGAGATGGCGCTAGATTCCCGCCTGGAAATCCACACAGTGTCTGATGCGCCTGACTAG
- the Zbtb34 gene encoding zinc finger and BTB domain-containing protein 34 isoform X2: MISVNRLARLRLVSGEMDSSSFIQFDVPEHSSTVLSQLNELRLQGKLCDIIVHIQGQPFRAHKAVLAASSPYFRDHSALSTMSGLSISVIKNPSVFEQLLSFCYTGRMSLQLKDVVSFLTAASFLQMQCVIDKCTQILESIHSKISVGDVDSVTIGAEETPESRNGVKDGSFFTSPVEISPPYCPQVRQPPVSSDLRMETTPNKALRSRLQEEGHSDRGSSGSVSEYEVQIEGDHEQGDLLVRESQITEVKVKMEKSDRPSCSDSSSLGDDGYHTEMVDGEQVVAVNVGTYGSVLQHAYPYSQAASQPSSVPEAFGGQTNSSPSRSMLSCFRGRGARQKRALSVHLHSDLQGVVQGSDSEAMMNNPGYESSPRERSARGYWYPYNERLICIYCGKSFNQKGSLDRHMRLHMGITPFVCKFCGKKYTRKDQLEYHIRGHTDDKPFRCEVCGKCFPFQGTLNQHLRKNHPGVTEGRGRMESPERTDVYGEQKLESDASASEMALDSRLEIHTVSDAPD; encoded by the coding sequence ATTACGTCTCGTGTCGGGAGAAATGGACAGCAGCAGTTTCATTCAGTTTGATGTGCCTGAGCACAGCAGCACCGTTCTGAGCCAACTAAACGAGCTCCGCCTGCAGGGGAAGCTATGTGACATTATCGTCCACATTCAGGGCCAGCCCTTCCGAGCCCACAAAGCCGTCCTCGCAGCCAGCTCCCCGTATTTCCGGGACCATTCAGCACTGAGCACTATGAGTGGCTTGTCGATATCCGTGATTAAGAACCCCAGCGTGTTTGAGCAGTTGCTCTCCTTCTGTTACACTGGAAGAATGTCCTTGCAGCTGAAGGATGTTGTCAGTTTTCTGACCGCAGCCAGCTTTCTTCAGATGCAGTGTGTCATTGACAAGTGCACACAGATCCTAGAGAGCATCCACTCAAAGATCAGTGTGGGAGACGTTGATTCTGTTACCATTGGTGCTGAAGAGACTCCTGAGAGCCGGAATGGGGTGAAAGATGGCAGCTTCTTCACCAGTCCTGTTGAAATCTCCCCTCCGTACTGCCCTCAGGTACGACAGCCTCCAGTCAGCAGTGATCTCCGGATGGAGACGACCCCCAACAAAGCCCTTCGGAGCCGCTTGCAGGAAGAGGGGCACTCAGATCGGGGGAGCAGTGGGAGCGTGTCTGAGTATGAGGTTCAGATAGAAGGGGACCATGAGCAAGGGGACTTGTTGGTGAGAGAGAGCCAGATCACCGAGGTCAAAGTAAAGATGGAAAAGTCTGACCGGCCCAGCTGCTCCGACAGCTCTTCCCTGGGTGATGATGGCTACCACACGGAGATGGTTGATGGGGAACAAGTTGTGGCCGTGAATGTGGGCACCTACGGCTCTGTGCTCCAGCACGCCTATCCCTACTCCCAGGCAGCTTCACAGCCTTCCAGTGTGCCAGAAGCTTTTGGAGGTCAGACCAATTCCAGTCCATCCAGGTCCATGCTGAGCTGCTTCCGAGGCCGTGGGGCCCGCCAGAAGCGGGCTCTGTCTGTTCACCTGCACAGTGACCTGCAGGGTGTGGTGCAGGGGTCTGATAGTGAAGCCATGATGAACAATCCCGGTTATGAGAGCAGTCCCCGGGAGAGGAGTGCCAGAGGGTACTGGTACCCATACAACGAGAGGTTGATCTGTATTTACTGTGGGAAGTCCTTTAACCAGAAGGGAAGCCTCGACAGGCACATGCGGCTGCACATGGGCATCACCCCCTTTGTGTGCAAGTTCTGTGGGAAGAAGTACACGCGCAAGGACCAGCTGGAGTATCACATCCGGGGCCACACCGATGACAAACCGTTCCGATGTGAGGTCTGTGGGAAGTGCTTTCCATTCCAGGGCACCCTCAACCAGCACCTGCGGAAAAACCACCCAGGGGTCACCGAGGGCAGGGGTCGCATGGAGTCCCCCGAAAGAACAGATGTATATGGGGAACAGAAACTTGAAAGTGATGCGTCAGCCTCAGAGATGGCGCTAGATTCCCGCCTGGAAATCCACACAGTGTCTGATGCGCCTGACTAG
- the Zbtb34 gene encoding zinc finger and BTB domain-containing protein 34 isoform 2 (isoform 2 is encoded by transcript variant 2), producing MDSSSFIQFDVPEHSSTVLSQLNELRLQGKLCDIIVHIQGQPFRAHKAVLAASSPYFRDHSALSTMSGLSISVIKNPSVFEQLLSFCYTGRMSLQLKDVVSFLTAASFLQMQCVIDKCTQILESIHSKISVGDVDSVTIGAEETPESRNGVKDGSFFTSPVEISPPYCPQVRQPPVSSDLRMETTPNKALRSRLQEEGHSDRGSSGSVSEYEVQIEGDHEQGDLLVRESQITEVKVKMEKSDRPSCSDSSSLGDDGYHTEMVDGEQVVAVNVGTYGSVLQHAYPYSQAASQPSSVPEAFGGQTNSSPSRSMLSCFRGRGARQKRALSVHLHSDLQGVVQGSDSEAMMNNPGYESSPRERSARGYWYPYNERLICIYCGKSFNQKGSLDRHMRLHMGITPFVCKFCGKKYTRKDQLEYHIRGHTDDKPFRCEVCGKCFPFQGTLNQHLRKNHPGVTEGRGRMESPERTDVYGEQKLESDASASEMALDSRLEIHTVSDAPD from the coding sequence ATGGACAGCAGCAGTTTCATTCAGTTTGATGTGCCTGAGCACAGCAGCACCGTTCTGAGCCAACTAAACGAGCTCCGCCTGCAGGGGAAGCTATGTGACATTATCGTCCACATTCAGGGCCAGCCCTTCCGAGCCCACAAAGCCGTCCTCGCAGCCAGCTCCCCGTATTTCCGGGACCATTCAGCACTGAGCACTATGAGTGGCTTGTCGATATCCGTGATTAAGAACCCCAGCGTGTTTGAGCAGTTGCTCTCCTTCTGTTACACTGGAAGAATGTCCTTGCAGCTGAAGGATGTTGTCAGTTTTCTGACCGCAGCCAGCTTTCTTCAGATGCAGTGTGTCATTGACAAGTGCACACAGATCCTAGAGAGCATCCACTCAAAGATCAGTGTGGGAGACGTTGATTCTGTTACCATTGGTGCTGAAGAGACTCCTGAGAGCCGGAATGGGGTGAAAGATGGCAGCTTCTTCACCAGTCCTGTTGAAATCTCCCCTCCGTACTGCCCTCAGGTACGACAGCCTCCAGTCAGCAGTGATCTCCGGATGGAGACGACCCCCAACAAAGCCCTTCGGAGCCGCTTGCAGGAAGAGGGGCACTCAGATCGGGGGAGCAGTGGGAGCGTGTCTGAGTATGAGGTTCAGATAGAAGGGGACCATGAGCAAGGGGACTTGTTGGTGAGAGAGAGCCAGATCACCGAGGTCAAAGTAAAGATGGAAAAGTCTGACCGGCCCAGCTGCTCCGACAGCTCTTCCCTGGGTGATGATGGCTACCACACGGAGATGGTTGATGGGGAACAAGTTGTGGCCGTGAATGTGGGCACCTACGGCTCTGTGCTCCAGCACGCCTATCCCTACTCCCAGGCAGCTTCACAGCCTTCCAGTGTGCCAGAAGCTTTTGGAGGTCAGACCAATTCCAGTCCATCCAGGTCCATGCTGAGCTGCTTCCGAGGCCGTGGGGCCCGCCAGAAGCGGGCTCTGTCTGTTCACCTGCACAGTGACCTGCAGGGTGTGGTGCAGGGGTCTGATAGTGAAGCCATGATGAACAATCCCGGTTATGAGAGCAGTCCCCGGGAGAGGAGTGCCAGAGGGTACTGGTACCCATACAACGAGAGGTTGATCTGTATTTACTGTGGGAAGTCCTTTAACCAGAAGGGAAGCCTCGACAGGCACATGCGGCTGCACATGGGCATCACCCCCTTTGTGTGCAAGTTCTGTGGGAAGAAGTACACGCGCAAGGACCAGCTGGAGTATCACATCCGGGGCCACACCGATGACAAACCGTTCCGATGTGAGGTCTGTGGGAAGTGCTTTCCATTCCAGGGCACCCTCAACCAGCACCTGCGGAAAAACCACCCAGGGGTCACCGAGGGCAGGGGTCGCATGGAGTCCCCCGAAAGAACAGATGTATATGGGGAACAGAAACTTGAAAGTGATGCGTCAGCCTCAGAGATGGCGCTAGATTCCCGCCTGGAAATCCACACAGTGTCTGATGCGCCTGACTAG